CACCCGTTCCAACTCTGCCTGAGAACTTTCCCACTCTTGTTGAGAAGGATTGGCTTGCAACGCCTGCAACTGCTGCCTCAAATCCGCCAACAAATCGTCTTGACCGTCCACATACAGCGAACCAATGCCCACTTCTGCTAACTCTACATCCGCAGCCACCGCCAAAAAATACTTCGGTTCTTCCAACTCGCAAACCTGACGGCGTACCTGCATATCCTCTCCCGTATACGCCAACCAATCTTGCTGCTGGCTGTGGCGCATGGGAAACACAAATGACCCTGTCGCCAACCGCTGACCGTACAACTTCACCTGCTGAAAATAGCGATTCAGCAAACTCAACAACTGATAGTCGTACAATTCCTTCACGTGAAACGGATTGCTAGATTCCGCCTTTTCTGTATACACCACCGGATTCGGCGACGACACCACCAACTTGCCTCCCGGCTTGAGAATCCGCTTTACCTCCCGCATCATTTCCTCATGCTGTTCGTGATGCTCGATGGTTTCAAAACAAGTCACCACATCCACCGATTCCCCCGGCAACGGAATGGCATCGCAAGCCCCCACCAAAAACTCTACATTGCCACCATCGCCATATTTCTGTGCCGCCTGCGTCACGCACTCGCGATCGATATCCACACCCACCACCGACTCTGCCACCTGTGCCAGTAGCGCCGCACCGTAGCCTTCTCCACAACCCAAATCCAACACCGACTTTCCGCACACCAGCTCTCGCGCCAGCGCGTATCGATGTAAATGTTCGTAGCGAATTTCTCCACCTAGAGAGGGTACGTAGCGTTCTATGGCCATCGGTTGCTAATCCTTCAGCAGTTGCATACACAATATCGATCGCCGCTAGTTTAGCATAAACAAAGGCAAACTCAGCAATTGTATTGGCTTTCATCTAAAAATGTGTTTTCGCCACACCATTCCATCAAAAAGCTTGCCCAAACATACAGAGAAACGCAGTTGCCAATCTACTAAAACGCGACGTTATCTAGCAAAATCGATCGAACGCGCTCTTTATACCTTGCACAACAGATCAAGAACGCGATCGCCAGCCGACCACCAAAACGCGATCGACCTCTTTACCAATAGACGGAAAAACGCGATCGCTAGCCGACCACGAAAATGCACTTTTTATATCTGGCACAACAGATCAAAAACGCGATCGCCAAAGATATGGAACAAAAATCGCTTTCACCTGTCGCTACCCTTATTCAGAATTCTAGCTAAAATTTACGGTTCCACAGACAAACAATCCGGAAAAAAATAGCAGTGGAAAAATCAGACTTGTATTTTTTGAGCAATTCCCCTACATTGAGGCTCAGAAATGGAAATTTATCGCTAATTACTAAGCATGGCCGCTTATGTCCCTCCATATTTTCAAAAAGGCTTTTCGCAGCTTACGACAAAATAACTTTCACCAACATCGCTTCGGAGGATGGTTGAAATGGCTGCTGCCCGGCTTGTTCGTAAAGCGTTGGTTGCTCGTCAGTGCTGCGGGAGTCTTGCTGACCAGTTTGGGAATTGCCATTTGGGTCAATTTAACACCAATCTTTCACATCATCCAGTTTGTAGAAACCGTTTTAGCCCAAATCACCTCCGTCATTCCCAGCTACGTCAGCGGTCCGATAGCCATGATTCTGGGATTGCTGCTGGTTTTTTGGGG
This sequence is a window from Geitlerinema sp. PCC 9228. Protein-coding genes within it:
- a CDS encoding class I SAM-dependent methyltransferase — protein: MAIERYVPSLGGEIRYEHLHRYALARELVCGKSVLDLGCGEGYGAALLAQVAESVVGVDIDRECVTQAAQKYGDGGNVEFLVGACDAIPLPGESVDVVTCFETIEHHEQHEEMMREVKRILKPGGKLVVSSPNPVVYTEKAESSNPFHVKELYDYQLLSLLNRYFQQVKLYGQRLATGSFVFPMRHSQQQDWLAYTGEDMQVRRQVCELEEPKYFLAVAADVELAEVGIGSLYVDGQDDLLADLRQQLQALQANPSQQEWESSQAELERVRQELQETKSQLEKVQQERQQEQEECKQVKSELNETREKLEEWEFKLDGVQGDLADTYVQLQEKQQEVEKVRSEVQEKQQQWEKSQEQLQQEQQKRQQVQQELEESQQELQQEQQQRSQVQKQLEESQQNEQQIRKELQQLETERDRVQEQLQQSQQQYQQLETERDRLQEQLQQSQQQ